One segment of Sulfobacillus thermosulfidooxidans DSM 9293 DNA contains the following:
- a CDS encoding ArsR/SmtB family transcription factor, whose amino-acid sequence MFFTTSQTQHEDLLASFWQALSHPIRLRILESLREEGSLNVGELVKRLDIGQGHLSNHLACLKSCGLVQAQSQGRFVYYRISDERVITLLDLGSAVLQDHIAGVASCSVVRPKNRSEQNTPS is encoded by the coding sequence ATGTTTTTCACGACAAGTCAGACCCAACACGAAGATTTGTTGGCTTCATTTTGGCAAGCCCTGAGCCATCCCATTCGCCTCCGGATTTTAGAGAGTCTGCGCGAAGAGGGGTCGTTAAATGTCGGTGAGCTCGTCAAACGTCTGGATATCGGTCAGGGCCATTTATCAAACCACCTGGCCTGTCTAAAGAGTTGCGGCTTGGTTCAAGCCCAGTCACAAGGGCGATTCGTCTATTACCGAATTAGCGACGAACGGGTTATCACCTTATTAGATTTGGGCAGTGCCGTCTTGCAAGACCATATTGCCGGCGTTGCTTCTTGTAGTGTCGTTCGGCCCAAAAATAGGTCTGAACAAAACACTCCGTCATAA
- a CDS encoding glycine/sarcosine/betaine reductase selenoprotein B family protein: MTSSPIPLSWEASYEQWKQSRYPSLLEKDWKTAFSDYPWISFFDSPFVALSKPLNQSRIALISSAGVSLTTQPPYDAEDPFGDHSFRGIDTKTPLPSWQVNHGHYDTTSAQVDYNTVFPLDILTQLAQNGYIGSLAAENYTFMGYQPDPRPFYEKSAGKILEGLRAQGVDAVLLIPG, from the coding sequence ATGACTAGTTCACCAATCCCGTTATCGTGGGAGGCATCATACGAGCAGTGGAAACAAAGTCGTTACCCCTCTTTGTTAGAAAAGGACTGGAAGACGGCATTTAGTGATTACCCATGGATTTCTTTTTTCGATAGCCCTTTTGTTGCTCTTTCTAAACCACTAAACCAGTCTCGGATCGCTTTAATTAGTTCCGCCGGCGTGTCGTTAACCACACAACCTCCTTATGATGCCGAGGATCCCTTTGGGGATCATAGTTTTCGCGGCATCGATACAAAAACTCCCTTGCCAAGCTGGCAGGTCAATCATGGACACTATGATACGACTTCGGCGCAAGTCGATTATAATACCGTATTTCCGCTGGATATTCTGACCCAATTAGCACAAAACGGATATATCGGCTCGCTTGCAGCAGAAAATTATACGTTCATGGGATACCAGCCTGATCCCCGTCCGTTTTATGAGAAGTCGGCTGGGAAGATTTTAGAGGGGTTACGGGCACAAGGAGTGGATGCGGTGCTGTTAATCCCTGGATGA